In a single window of the Cupriavidus basilensis genome:
- a CDS encoding glycosyltransferase family 39 protein, with protein MHPQSDSRSPAFFARRVAGLPAALWLLAGLLILLLWFGTLDFRHLLSSDEGRYAEISREMFASGDWVTIRYNALKYFEKPPFHMWVTALSYTLFGVGDWQARLCVALSGMVGLIASMFAATRWYGIRAGLLTGLVLVAAPMWSVASHFNSLDMTLSGAMACVLAFMLVAQHPDATPAARRYWMWSCWAAMGVAILSKGLVGIALPGLVLVIYTLISRDFGLWRRLHLISGIALMLIVTVPWFWLVSARNPEFPNFFFIHEHWQRYTSTVHSRGGPVWYFVPLLVAGFVPWLGLAPRLWEVVRDDDAAARVATVRRLRPALLLAVWAIAIFVFFSLSGSKLPGYIVPVFPALGMLAAMALERIGERGWCRQLNAMLVIMAIGLLASPVVATLHSNHTATADYRRYAVWVAAAFVVMLAGTWLARRLLRTHGLMPSIVVYALALFTGFTAALLGHETIGGPASGASLVPAIRAVLKDDMPIYGVRTLDHTLPYYLRHTTVMVEHPDELEFGTQQEPQKWLPTLDSFISRWREGPPALAIMSADTYRELTTRQVPMHLVAQDQRRIVVANFPVPPLPGH; from the coding sequence ATGCATCCCCAATCCGACTCTCGCTCCCCTGCGTTCTTCGCCCGGCGGGTGGCCGGCCTGCCCGCAGCCCTGTGGCTGCTCGCGGGCCTGCTGATCCTGCTGCTGTGGTTCGGCACGCTGGATTTTCGCCACCTGCTCAGCTCCGATGAAGGCCGCTACGCCGAGATCTCGCGCGAGATGTTCGCCAGCGGCGACTGGGTAACGATCCGCTACAACGCGCTCAAGTACTTCGAGAAGCCGCCTTTCCATATGTGGGTGACGGCGCTGTCGTACACCCTGTTCGGCGTGGGCGACTGGCAGGCCCGGCTGTGCGTGGCGCTGTCCGGCATGGTTGGCCTCATCGCGTCGATGTTTGCGGCAACGCGCTGGTATGGCATTCGCGCTGGCCTGCTGACCGGGCTGGTGCTGGTGGCCGCGCCGATGTGGAGCGTGGCCTCGCACTTCAACTCGCTGGACATGACGCTGTCCGGCGCCATGGCCTGCGTGCTGGCCTTTATGCTGGTGGCACAGCATCCCGACGCCACGCCTGCGGCCCGCCGCTACTGGATGTGGAGCTGCTGGGCGGCCATGGGCGTGGCGATCTTGAGCAAAGGCCTGGTGGGCATCGCCCTGCCCGGCCTCGTGCTGGTCATCTACACCCTGATCTCCCGCGACTTCGGCCTGTGGCGGCGCCTGCACCTGATCTCCGGCATCGCGCTGATGCTGATCGTCACGGTGCCCTGGTTCTGGCTGGTGTCGGCGCGCAACCCCGAATTCCCGAACTTCTTCTTTATCCACGAGCACTGGCAGCGCTACACCTCGACAGTGCACTCGCGCGGCGGGCCGGTCTGGTACTTCGTGCCGTTGCTGGTGGCGGGCTTCGTGCCCTGGCTAGGGCTGGCGCCGCGCTTGTGGGAGGTGGTCCGCGACGATGACGCCGCAGCGCGCGTGGCGACGGTTCGTCGGCTCCGGCCGGCGCTGTTGCTGGCCGTGTGGGCCATTGCCATCTTTGTCTTCTTCAGCCTGTCCGGCTCCAAGCTGCCCGGCTATATCGTGCCGGTCTTCCCGGCGCTCGGCATGCTGGCAGCCATGGCGCTGGAGCGCATCGGCGAGCGCGGCTGGTGCCGGCAGCTCAACGCCATGCTGGTGATCATGGCGATCGGGTTGCTGGCCAGCCCGGTGGTGGCCACGCTGCACTCCAACCACACCGCGACCGCCGACTACCGCCGCTACGCGGTCTGGGTGGCCGCCGCGTTTGTCGTGATGCTGGCGGGCACGTGGCTGGCGCGCCGGCTGCTGCGCACCCACGGCCTGATGCCGAGCATCGTGGTCTACGCGCTAGCGCTGTTCACGGGCTTTACCGCCGCGCTGCTCGGGCACGAAACGATCGGCGGCCCGGCCTCAGGCGCCAGCCTGGTGCCGGCCATCCGGGCGGTGCTCAAGGACGACATGCCGATCTACGGCGTGCGCACGCTGGACCACACCCTGCCGTACTACCTGCGCCACACCACCGTGATGGTGGAACACCCCGACGAACTGGAGTTCGGCACCCAGCAGGAGCCGCAGAAATGGCTTCCCACGCTCGACAGCTTTATCTCCCGCTGGCGCGAGGGGCCGCCGGCGCTGGCGATCATGTCCGCCGATACCTACCGCGAGCTGACCACGCGCCAGGTGCCCATGCACCTGGTAGCGCAAGACCAGCGGCGCATCGTGGTGGCCAATTTTCCGGTGCCGCCTTTGCCTGGCCACTAA
- a CDS encoding lysylphosphatidylglycerol synthase domain-containing protein, with translation MKYLGSIAAFVGLVAALWLVWHEDPGQVYALMRTAGGGLFIAGLAHWLPMLFNACDWQTLIPETKRPGLGTMLRLVWIRESVNGLLPVARVGGEIVSFRLMRHWGLRASTASASLIVDMQLTLISQLIFTMVGIGFLLSAHSDSKALHLAGNLAWGVVVLMPLMVLFVLVQHASPFERVSRALSRLTSGKLAALTGQPARIDQSIKLVWRRRAVVIRYLFFWQPLQYMATALELWLALYFLGEPVSMMDAMVLEALVQALSSAAFFVPAALGVQEGGFVLIGTALGLEPTTCIALAGARRIRDLMIYLPGLLAWQISESRSRIGRLRS, from the coding sequence ATGAAGTATCTCGGTTCCATAGCGGCCTTTGTCGGCCTGGTGGCTGCACTCTGGCTCGTCTGGCACGAAGACCCCGGCCAGGTGTACGCCCTGATGCGCACCGCGGGGGGCGGACTTTTTATCGCCGGGCTTGCGCATTGGCTTCCCATGCTGTTCAACGCGTGCGACTGGCAGACACTGATTCCAGAAACGAAACGCCCCGGACTTGGCACGATGCTGCGCCTGGTCTGGATCCGGGAGTCAGTGAACGGCTTGCTGCCTGTCGCCCGCGTAGGGGGCGAGATCGTCTCGTTCCGGCTGATGCGGCACTGGGGACTGCGCGCGTCGACGGCATCGGCCAGCCTGATCGTCGATATGCAACTGACCTTGATCAGCCAACTGATTTTTACGATGGTGGGAATCGGCTTCCTGCTCTCGGCACATTCAGACTCGAAGGCACTCCATCTCGCCGGCAATCTCGCCTGGGGTGTAGTCGTGCTGATGCCGCTGATGGTGTTGTTCGTACTGGTGCAGCACGCCAGTCCATTCGAACGGGTCAGTCGCGCTCTGAGCCGGTTGACCAGCGGCAAACTTGCCGCGCTGACTGGCCAGCCGGCCAGGATCGATCAATCGATCAAGCTTGTCTGGCGCCGCCGCGCCGTCGTCATTCGCTACCTGTTCTTCTGGCAGCCGTTGCAGTACATGGCGACTGCGCTGGAGTTGTGGCTAGCACTATATTTCCTTGGGGAACCGGTGAGCATGATGGATGCCATGGTGCTCGAAGCCCTGGTTCAGGCACTCAGCAGCGCGGCTTTTTTCGTGCCTGCGGCACTGGGGGTTCAGGAGGGTGGCTTTGTCCTGATCGGGACCGCGCTGGGTCTTGAGCCCACGACCTGCATTGCGCTGGCCGGTGCCCGTCGCATCCGGGACTTGATGATTTACCTGCCCGGGCTGCTTGCCTGGCAAATCTCGGAATCGCGCAGCCGCATCGGCCGGCTTCGCTCCTGA
- a CDS encoding response regulator transcription factor, producing the protein MRLLLVEDDPMIGESVEEGLRAEGYAVDWVKDGRLADAALAANAPGTYDALLLDLGLPGRSGEAVLRQLRARGLALPVLILTARDATADRVRGLDAGADDYMVKPFDLDELFARIRALLRRSAGRVSTELAHGPVRLDPATREVRCAGEIVALSMREFMVLQALMEQPGHVVTHERLREAVYNMNEEISSNTVEVHIHALRKKLGADFIRNVRGVGYKLGGPA; encoded by the coding sequence ATGCGCCTGCTGCTGGTGGAAGACGACCCGATGATCGGCGAAAGCGTGGAGGAAGGCCTGCGGGCCGAAGGCTACGCGGTCGACTGGGTCAAGGATGGTCGCCTCGCCGATGCCGCGCTGGCCGCCAATGCGCCCGGCACCTACGACGCCCTGCTGCTCGACCTCGGCCTGCCCGGCCGCTCCGGCGAGGCGGTGCTGCGGCAACTGCGCGCCCGCGGGCTGGCACTGCCGGTGCTGATCCTGACCGCGCGCGACGCCACCGCCGACCGCGTGCGCGGCCTGGATGCCGGCGCCGACGATTACATGGTCAAGCCGTTCGACCTCGACGAGTTGTTCGCGCGCATCCGGGCCCTGCTGCGCCGTAGCGCCGGACGCGTCAGCACCGAGCTGGCACACGGCCCGGTGCGCCTGGACCCCGCCACGCGCGAGGTGCGCTGCGCCGGTGAGATCGTGGCGCTGTCGATGCGCGAGTTCATGGTGCTGCAGGCCCTGATGGAGCAACCGGGCCACGTTGTGACCCACGAGCGCCTGCGCGAGGCGGTCTACAACATGAACGAGGAAATCAGCAGCAATACGGTGGAAGTCCATATCCATGCGTTGCGCAAGAAGCTCGGCGCCGACTTTATCCGCAATGTGCGCGGTGTCGGCTACAAGCTGGGCGGCCCGGCATGA
- a CDS encoding co-chaperone GroES translates to MSLRPLHDRVLVKRSDNETRTQSGIVIPDSAAEKPDQGEVIAVGPGRRNEAGERIAPDLRAGDRVLFGKYAGQAVKVNGDELLVLREEDILAVVER, encoded by the coding sequence ATGAGCCTTCGCCCACTGCACGACCGCGTTCTCGTCAAGCGGTCCGACAACGAAACCCGCACGCAATCCGGCATTGTCATTCCCGACAGCGCCGCCGAAAAGCCGGACCAGGGCGAGGTGATCGCCGTCGGCCCGGGCCGGCGCAACGAAGCTGGCGAACGCATTGCGCCGGACCTGCGCGCAGGCGATCGGGTGTTGTTCGGCAAGTACGCTGGCCAGGCGGTGAAGGTCAACGGCGACGAACTACTGGTGCTGCGCGAGGAAGACATCCTCGCCGTGGTCGAGCGTTGA
- a CDS encoding c-type cytochrome has protein sequence MSMAIMRAYGEDGAKLAAQLCATCHGIHGRSESPMFPRLDAQTPEYLEAQLKGFREHARGESEARSFMWGIASQLDDATIRSLAEYYAGQTAAPGAAGDTALMAKGQTLFEHGAPDDGVPACASCHGAQGQGAAQFPRIAGQHKSYLLRQIEAFRDKSRGNAPVMSAVAHNLNNDQANAVATYLQSK, from the coding sequence ATGAGCATGGCGATCATGCGGGCTTATGGCGAGGATGGCGCCAAGCTCGCCGCCCAGCTATGCGCAACTTGCCATGGCATTCACGGGCGAAGCGAATCGCCAATGTTCCCCCGGCTTGACGCTCAGACACCTGAATACCTGGAGGCGCAGCTCAAAGGTTTCCGGGAGCATGCGCGTGGCGAATCCGAGGCGCGTTCATTCATGTGGGGTATCGCGTCACAACTTGACGACGCAACTATCCGATCGCTGGCCGAATACTATGCAGGTCAAACGGCGGCACCCGGTGCGGCCGGAGACACGGCACTGATGGCCAAGGGGCAGACCCTCTTCGAGCATGGCGCTCCCGATGACGGGGTGCCGGCCTGCGCGTCCTGTCATGGCGCGCAGGGACAGGGGGCTGCGCAATTCCCGCGAATTGCCGGGCAGCATAAATCCTATCTACTGCGTCAGATTGAGGCTTTCAGGGACAAGTCGCGCGGCAATGCACCGGTCATGAGTGCGGTCGCGCACAATCTGAACAACGATCAAGCTAACGCCGTTGCAACCTATCTGCAATCCAAGTGA
- a CDS encoding phosphatase PAP2 family protein, producing the protein MSMRLALNLTLFQRLNAPAGLSGAGLWVAAFHAEGLIAAAAGWPRAPGRARRLSVTGLLVAAALTGWARVLLGVHFPLDIAGAFAIAACCAAVATSAFTRPLLAAVAVRAEQLYRRLLAYPFAHGWLNP; encoded by the coding sequence ATGTCGATGCGCCTTGCCCTGAACCTCACGCTGTTCCAGCGCCTGAACGCCCCCGCAGGGCTGTCTGGCGCCGGCCTCTGGGTGGCCGCCTTCCATGCCGAAGGGCTGATCGCAGCCGCCGCGGGCTGGCCGCGCGCGCCCGGCAGGGCCCGGCGCCTGAGCGTGACCGGCTTGCTGGTAGCCGCAGCACTAACGGGCTGGGCCCGCGTCTTGCTCGGCGTACACTTTCCACTGGACATCGCCGGCGCATTTGCGATAGCGGCATGCTGCGCGGCCGTGGCTACGTCTGCCTTCACGCGCCCGCTGCTTGCTGCTGTCGCGGTGCGCGCGGAGCAGCTTTACCGGCGCTTGCTCGCCTACCCCTTCGCACACGGATGGCTCAACCCATGA
- a CDS encoding ABC transporter permease, giving the protein MSPIPLTAYDLALASLLVLAGAGASLAMSLDVHRSLLWAAGRMVVQLLLVGLVLRTVFGLSSPLVTALTVAAMIAAAAREVGSRQERRLAGPWHALIGAAAVSLPTLLVTVLALTTALRPTPWYDARHAIPLAGIILGNVMNAASLALNGAFTAVWHQRAAIDARLALGDDRHAALRVIVRQAVRSGMLPTMNTMAAAGIITMPGIMTGQILAGMDPIAAARYQILLMFLLAGGSMLGVILAATLAVRRLTDHRHRLRLDRLQRR; this is encoded by the coding sequence ATGAGCCCGATCCCGCTCACAGCCTATGACCTGGCGCTGGCCAGCCTGCTGGTGCTGGCCGGCGCGGGCGCTTCGCTGGCGATGTCACTGGACGTGCACCGCAGCCTGCTCTGGGCCGCGGGCCGCATGGTGGTGCAACTGCTGCTGGTCGGCCTGGTGCTGCGCACGGTGTTTGGCTTGTCGTCGCCGCTGGTGACCGCGTTGACGGTAGCCGCCATGATCGCGGCAGCCGCCCGCGAGGTGGGCAGCCGGCAGGAGCGCCGCCTGGCGGGGCCCTGGCACGCACTGATCGGCGCCGCCGCCGTGAGCCTGCCGACGCTGCTGGTGACCGTGCTGGCGCTGACCACGGCCTTGCGCCCGACCCCCTGGTACGACGCCCGCCACGCGATCCCGCTGGCCGGCATCATCCTGGGCAATGTGATGAACGCCGCGAGCCTGGCGCTCAACGGCGCCTTTACCGCGGTCTGGCACCAGCGTGCCGCCATCGATGCGCGCCTGGCGCTTGGCGACGATCGCCATGCGGCGCTACGCGTGATCGTGCGCCAGGCGGTGCGCAGCGGCATGCTGCCCACCATGAACACCATGGCGGCGGCCGGCATCATCACCATGCCGGGCATCATGACCGGCCAGATCCTGGCCGGGATGGACCCGATCGCCGCGGCCCGGTACCAGATCCTGCTGATGTTCCTGCTCGCCGGCGGCAGCATGCTGGGCGTGATCCTGGCCGCCACGCTGGCGGTCCGGCGCCTGACCGACCACCGCCACCGCTTGCGCCTGGACCGGCTGCAACGCCGTTGA
- a CDS encoding ATP-binding protein: protein MKTIRAQLLAGLLGAMLACALVAGAAAYFKVRREANEVFDAQLQQAARMLPTHLERDAKPPLDGSELDEEIVVQAWDVQGRQIYASHPVTLPRADLPGFHDLQAHGREWRIYGVLAGDRYVQAAQSVAFRRKLAASLSLGALLPILALVPALGLLIHLVVRRSLRPVEEIARAVGSRSANTLAPLDAHGWPPELVPVVDALNALLARLQQSMDTQRAFVADAAHELRTPLTALKLQLQLALRADSEDKRKLALAKLGERLDRTTHLVAQLLTLARSEDGAPATQAPLADVRLHDVAVQVVRELLPMAEAKDVDLGLDASAPECRVRAVDGDLFILLRNLADNAIRYTSPGGRVDLRIEWRNGAPMLGVSDTGPGIAPAERDNVFRRFHRGDASDPHGSGLGLAIVQSIAARHGATVLLEDGPAGHGLTVAVVFPAQNGA from the coding sequence ATGAAAACGATCCGCGCCCAGTTGCTGGCCGGCCTGCTTGGGGCCATGCTCGCGTGCGCTCTGGTAGCGGGCGCGGCCGCCTACTTCAAGGTGCGCCGCGAAGCCAACGAGGTCTTCGATGCGCAACTGCAGCAAGCCGCGCGCATGTTGCCGACACATCTGGAGCGCGATGCCAAGCCGCCGCTGGACGGCAGCGAACTTGACGAGGAGATCGTGGTGCAGGCCTGGGATGTGCAGGGCCGCCAGATTTACGCCTCGCACCCCGTCACGCTGCCGCGCGCGGACCTGCCCGGCTTTCATGACCTGCAGGCGCACGGCCGCGAATGGCGCATCTACGGCGTGCTCGCCGGGGATCGCTATGTGCAGGCCGCGCAATCGGTGGCGTTTCGCCGCAAGCTGGCGGCCTCGCTGTCGCTTGGCGCGCTGCTGCCCATCCTGGCGCTGGTGCCTGCGCTTGGCTTGCTGATCCACCTGGTGGTCAGGCGCTCGCTGCGCCCGGTCGAGGAGATCGCGCGCGCGGTTGGCAGCCGCTCGGCAAACACCCTGGCGCCACTGGACGCGCACGGCTGGCCGCCGGAACTGGTGCCGGTGGTGGACGCCCTCAATGCCCTGCTGGCCCGCCTGCAGCAATCCATGGACACCCAGCGCGCCTTTGTCGCCGACGCCGCGCACGAACTGCGCACGCCGCTCACCGCGCTCAAGCTGCAGCTGCAGCTGGCCCTGCGCGCCGACAGCGAAGACAAGCGGAAACTGGCGCTCGCCAAGCTGGGCGAGCGCCTGGACCGCACCACGCACCTGGTAGCGCAGTTGCTGACGCTGGCACGCAGTGAAGACGGCGCCCCTGCCACCCAGGCCCCGCTTGCCGACGTGCGCTTGCACGACGTGGCGGTACAGGTGGTGCGTGAGCTGCTGCCCATGGCCGAAGCCAAGGATGTGGACCTCGGCCTGGATGCGAGCGCGCCCGAATGCCGGGTGCGCGCGGTCGATGGCGATCTCTTTATCCTGCTGCGCAACCTCGCCGACAATGCGATCCGCTATACCAGCCCGGGTGGCCGGGTCGACCTGCGCATCGAATGGCGCAACGGCGCGCCCATGCTGGGCGTGAGCGACACCGGCCCGGGCATCGCCCCGGCCGAGCGCGACAATGTGTTCCGCCGCTTTCATCGCGGCGACGCCAGCGACCCGCATGGCAGCGGATTGGGCCTGGCGATCGTGCAGAGCATCGCCGCGCGCCATGGCGCCACGGTGTTGCTGGAGGATGGCCCGGCGGGCCACGGGCTCACGGTGGCCGTGGTGTTCCCGGCGCAAAACGGTGCGTGA
- the hpnI gene encoding bacteriohopanetetrol glucosamine biosynthesis glycosyltransferase HpnI has translation MKRAALLAMPFALLPPAVLASPGNVPHIVHVIHVGLSLFCAAAAVFGIIYMVAAGVLIRRFFARAPAEPDSFPPVTIIKPLRGQERMLLDNLSSFCRQDYPGPVQFLFGVQDSGDPALEILNQLRIVHPEAQITVVSDSRSCGPNRKMSNILNMLPQVLHDVLVFADSDVGVEHGYLRHVVGELQKPDVGLVTCLYRGQPAPGLWPRLSAMATNYQFVPGVVTGLALGLARPCFGQTIATRRATVERIGGFLQFAHHLAEDHAIGKAVREAGEKVAIPPFVVTHACVEADATELLAHELRWSRTIRTIDPIGHLGSVLTYPLIFSALAALASGGAAWSLALVLTAVLARLLLKWQIDRATCQPYRDAWLLPIWDLLSFCIFVASFFSRRVVWRGFSFEVSGNGLLHPVKKD, from the coding sequence ATGAAACGTGCTGCACTGCTTGCCATGCCGTTCGCCTTGTTGCCGCCGGCCGTGCTGGCATCGCCCGGAAACGTGCCGCACATCGTCCACGTCATCCATGTGGGACTCTCGCTGTTCTGCGCCGCCGCTGCGGTCTTCGGCATTATTTATATGGTGGCGGCAGGTGTACTCATCCGGCGGTTCTTCGCTCGCGCACCAGCAGAGCCCGATAGCTTCCCGCCGGTTACCATCATCAAGCCGCTCCGTGGCCAAGAGCGGATGCTGCTCGATAACCTGTCGAGCTTCTGCAGGCAGGACTACCCGGGCCCCGTGCAGTTCCTGTTCGGCGTGCAGGACTCGGGCGATCCCGCGCTGGAAATACTGAATCAGCTTCGGATTGTGCACCCTGAAGCCCAGATCACGGTGGTAAGCGACTCCCGCTCGTGCGGCCCCAACCGCAAGATGAGCAACATTCTCAATATGCTGCCGCAGGTGCTGCACGATGTGCTGGTGTTCGCGGATAGTGATGTTGGCGTCGAGCATGGCTACCTTCGCCATGTCGTCGGCGAACTGCAAAAACCCGACGTTGGGCTCGTGACCTGTCTCTACCGGGGGCAGCCCGCGCCTGGCCTCTGGCCTCGGTTGTCGGCAATGGCCACCAACTATCAGTTTGTTCCCGGTGTGGTGACCGGCCTCGCGCTCGGGCTCGCGCGCCCCTGCTTTGGCCAGACCATCGCAACGCGCCGGGCGACCGTGGAAAGGATTGGTGGCTTCTTGCAATTCGCGCATCACCTGGCCGAAGATCACGCCATCGGCAAGGCCGTGCGGGAAGCGGGCGAGAAAGTCGCCATCCCGCCGTTTGTCGTCACGCATGCTTGTGTCGAAGCCGACGCAACCGAACTGCTGGCGCACGAGTTGCGCTGGAGCCGAACGATTCGGACCATCGACCCGATCGGACATCTGGGCTCCGTGCTGACCTACCCTCTGATTTTTTCCGCGCTCGCCGCCCTCGCATCCGGCGGCGCGGCCTGGTCATTGGCGCTGGTACTGACAGCGGTATTGGCAAGGCTGCTGCTCAAGTGGCAAATCGACCGTGCCACATGCCAGCCATACCGCGACGCCTGGCTGCTACCGATCTGGGACCTTTTGTCATTCTGCATCTTTGTTGCCAGCTTCTTCTCCAGACGCGTGGTGTGGCGCGGATTCAGTTTCGAGGTCAGTGGCAATGGCCTGCTGCACCCGGTCAAGAAGGACTGA
- a CDS encoding cytochrome C yields the protein MNFPELTPFGRFFKLTGYTLTNNTTIPVSAMVQVSKTHTRTLDRANYDFLRDGDTTVQQASLFYAGRIVDHVGAFAQWTYDGIAHHAALDNTDIRAAWHLTDNDVDFIYGMTVNNNPTVSDVWNSTPAFGYPYASSSVSLTPMASTLIDGGLSQQVAGASAYLFWQRSLYIEFGLYRTADQAFSVFRTGQDSNTPGGVARLSGANPYWRVAYNREWGPHSIMAGTFGLIASRYPDNTLPGTPTDRFSDYALDAQYQYLTLPHAFTAQAAWIYEKQDWRASFPGGGIGAGPTPANPTDHLTTFKAKASYIYQRKYGGTLAYFSTTGNADTGLYAPAPVTGSANGYPDTRGLIFELNYLPHPQVKFAVQYTWFLKFNGARSNYDGNGRNAGDNNTLYLLGWFLF from the coding sequence GTGAATTTTCCCGAACTGACTCCGTTCGGCCGCTTCTTCAAGTTGACTGGCTACACCTTGACGAACAACACCACCATTCCGGTCTCGGCCATGGTGCAGGTATCAAAAACACATACCAGGACGCTTGACCGGGCCAATTACGACTTCCTGCGCGATGGCGACACGACGGTGCAGCAGGCGAGCCTCTTTTATGCCGGTCGCATCGTCGACCATGTGGGCGCCTTTGCGCAATGGACCTACGATGGCATCGCCCACCACGCCGCGCTCGACAACACAGATATCCGTGCCGCGTGGCACCTGACAGATAACGATGTCGACTTCATCTACGGCATGACCGTCAACAACAACCCGACGGTCTCCGACGTGTGGAACAGCACGCCAGCCTTCGGTTATCCCTATGCGTCGAGCAGTGTTTCGCTCACGCCAATGGCGAGCACGCTCATCGATGGCGGGTTGTCTCAACAAGTGGCGGGCGCGTCCGCGTACCTCTTCTGGCAGCGCAGCCTCTATATCGAATTTGGCCTCTATCGGACAGCTGACCAGGCATTCTCGGTATTCCGGACCGGGCAAGACAGCAACACCCCGGGGGGCGTGGCACGCCTGAGTGGCGCGAACCCATATTGGCGCGTGGCGTACAACCGGGAGTGGGGCCCGCACTCCATCATGGCGGGCACCTTTGGCCTGATAGCCAGCCGGTATCCGGACAACACCTTGCCCGGCACGCCCACGGACCGCTTCAGCGACTATGCGCTGGACGCGCAGTACCAGTACCTCACGCTACCCCATGCCTTTACCGCCCAGGCAGCCTGGATCTACGAGAAACAGGACTGGCGCGCGAGCTTTCCCGGCGGCGGCATAGGCGCTGGCCCCACACCGGCGAACCCGACCGACCACCTCACGACCTTCAAGGCCAAGGCATCCTATATCTACCAACGCAAGTATGGTGGCACGCTGGCCTACTTCTCGACCACCGGAAACGCGGATACGGGCTTGTACGCTCCGGCGCCGGTCACAGGCAGCGCCAATGGATATCCCGACACGCGCGGGCTGATCTTCGAGCTTAACTATCTGCCTCACCCGCAAGTCAAGTTCGCGGTGCAGTACACGTGGTTCCTTAAATTCAACGGCGCACGCTCCAATTACGACGGTAACGGCCGGAATGCCGGCGATAACAACACGCTATATCTGCTCGGCTGGTTTCTGTTTTGA
- a CDS encoding ABC transporter ATP-binding protein, with product MTTADTMPPLATAGALPSMRDADASLAIVGLEGAGRGPFSLTIAPGTCVILSGASGAGKSLLLRMIADLDPNRGQVRLGQSPRESMSGPAWRRQVMYVAAESGWWGDDVLEHITDVPAARALLARLRLPADILQAPVSRLSTGERQRLALIRALVRRPRFLLLDEPTSALDAETTLAVEALLRDCKAQGLGLLIVSHNPAQAARLQDRHYRLGAAGLEAVPA from the coding sequence ATGACAACGGCTGACACGATGCCGCCCCTTGCCACCGCTGGCGCACTGCCGTCAATGCGCGATGCCGACGCCAGCCTGGCCATCGTGGGGCTTGAAGGTGCTGGCCGCGGGCCGTTCAGCCTCACCATCGCGCCCGGCACTTGCGTGATCCTGTCCGGCGCGTCCGGCGCGGGCAAGAGCCTGCTATTGCGCATGATTGCCGATCTCGATCCCAATCGCGGGCAGGTCCGGCTAGGCCAGTCCCCGCGCGAGAGCATGAGCGGGCCGGCCTGGCGGCGCCAGGTCATGTACGTGGCGGCCGAGTCCGGCTGGTGGGGCGATGACGTGCTTGAACATATCACGGACGTGCCGGCCGCCCGGGCGCTGCTGGCGCGGCTGCGCCTGCCCGCGGACATCCTGCAGGCGCCCGTGAGCCGCCTGTCCACCGGCGAGCGCCAGCGCCTCGCGCTGATCCGCGCGCTGGTGCGCCGTCCGCGCTTCCTGTTACTGGATGAGCCAACCTCGGCGCTGGACGCCGAGACCACGCTGGCCGTCGAAGCGCTGCTGCGCGACTGCAAGGCACAGGGGCTGGGGCTGCTGATTGTCTCGCACAATCCCGCGCAGGCGGCGCGCCTGCAGGACCGCCACTACCGCCTCGGCGCCGCCGGGCTGGAAGCGGTGCCGGCATGA